The DNA window AGCTCACCGGAAAAGTAGTCTGCTCCTTCCCTTTTATGAAAGTCTCCTCCCTCAACGCTCCTTTTCCGGTTCGCAGAGTCTCGGAAATGATCTTCTCGCCGCGTTCACCCATCCTGAAGAGCTCGGTGAAGTTTCTCCCCTCAAGCTCTTCCTTGCGGTACTTTGTAAGTTTCTCCGCCATCCTGTTGAATATCAGTATCTTCCCCTCACGGTCAACTGCGATAAGACCGCCGGCCATGCTATTCAGGATGTTCTCTCTGAACCTCTCCCCCTCCTTGAGGTCCTGGTAGAGTCTGGTGTTCTCAACGACTGTTCCGATTCCTTCGGCTATTGACTCAATGAGTCCAAGCCCTCCCTGCGAGAGCCGTTGGTCATCTCCCGAGCTGGCCACTCCGAGAACACCGAGCACTGGAAACACCGAACATGAGACACAGGTTTCGTACATCGGGACTTTCCCGAAACTTGCCTCGTGCGTGCACCTTGTTTCCTCCATCATCCAACAGTCCCGATCAGAGATGCGATAGGCGGGGCAGACCTCCCTTGCGCACGACTTGAGTTCATAACATCGCTTTTCTTCCCTTCCCGCGAGGAGCGGCACGACAGCATAGGACCGCGGAATGCAATCACCGGACGCCCAGTCTGATCCTGTTCCCTCAATGAACGGCGGGCTGGCCTCCGGATCAAGAATGAGAGATCCCCTTGCTCTCAGCACCGATTTTGACATCACGCCGTTTTCGGGCTTTATCGGTATTTCGAGCTCGTGGAGCTTCATTCCCTTGCCGTGTCTCCTCGAACACTTGCCGCGTAGAACTCTCCTTTGCTTGTCAACAACACACAAGAAGACCTGGGAGAAGCCGAATACCTTCTGAGTGTACGACGTCAGGGTCTCTATGGTCTTGTCAATGTCAACCACGGCTGTCATGCTGTTGGCGACTTCTCTCAGTGAGAGAAGCTGGATGTTTGTCTCAAGAAGCCTTCTCTGGGTCTTCTCAAGCTCATCGGCTAGTTCGTTTGCCACCCCGATGAGGCTGTCGAGTTCCTTCCCCCTGGGGAACGGGACTTTCTGCGGAAGCGCACCTATCCCGTGGACGTCGTCGATACGCCTGAGCAGAAGCTCGAGCTGTTTCTTTGTCGTTGGCGTCGCTTTCATGATCACCGGTCAGCCTTGACCCGGCCCGTCATCTCTTTTCTGAAATATGACACGGTTGCCTTGAGACTTTCCTCAAAGCTCACCTTCGGGACAAAACCAAGTTCTTTCCTGGCCTCATCTGTGCATGCCCACGAGTGCTTGACATCACAAGGCCTTTCCTCAGCATGCACCGGGAGTTCCCTGGAGCCGGTTATCGTGCTCAATGCAGACAGAAGTTCTTCCAGACTCCTTGACCTGCCGGAAGCAATGTTAAAGACTCCGCCTGAGGCGCCCTCTTTGACGCAGGCAAGGTGATTTGCGGCGGCAACATCCCCGACATAGATGAAATCCCTGCTCTGCTTGCCATCACCATAGACTATTGGCCTTTCGCCCATGAGAAGTTTCTTGATGAAAGCAGGGATTACTGCCGCGTATTCAGAATTGGGATCTTGCCTTGGGCCGAAAACGTTGAAATACCTGAGTACCACCGTCTCAAGTCCGTAGATCGAGTCGAACATCCTGCAGTACTTCTCTCCTATCGCTTTCGTAACCGCATACGGAGATGCAGGCTCAAGCTTCGCCTCTTCCCTGTTCGGCAGCTCCTGACTGTTTCCATACACCGATGACGACGAGGCAAGGACGAGTCTCTTTACCCCGAGGTCCCGTGCAAGCACAAGGCAATTCAGGAATCCGTCAACATTGACGGAATTCGCAAGCAGTGGAGCACGCACGGATTGCTGGAGTGAAGTCAAAGCTGCCTGGTGAATGACATACCGGGCTCCCTGCATCGCCTTCTTTGTATCATCAACATTCCTGATGTCCCCTTCGAAGACGGTGAGCAGCGACAGAGCCGCCTCGTCAAGAACGCCGCGGAAGTCGAGGTTCTCCCTACGCCCGGTCGAGAAATTGTCCAGCACGGAAACCTTGCTGCCTTTGGAGAGAAGGTACTCTACAGTGGCCGAGCCGATGAAGCCGGCCCCTCCTGTCACAAGAAAAGTATCACCCGTCGTTTTCATACGAGGTCCCTGCGAAATTCGCGCACCCGCTTCTAGAGCTTGACAATCTTTGGAGACTTGACGTTCCTGAACACATTCCTGGTGTCGAGGACAAGAGGGGAATGACTCAGTATCCGCTTATAGTCAAAATTTGAGTGCCCGCTGACAACAACGCTCATGTCCATTTTTCTGAGAAGAGATTGAGTAATCGGCACCGACCTCATCTTGAACTTATCTGTCCTGAGAACCGGGACATATGGGTCCGAGTAAATGACATCCGCACCCAGGCCTTCCAGGAGCTGGATAATCTCGATGGCTGGCGACTCCCTTGCGTCGTTAACGTCAGCCTTGTAAGCCACGCCGAGTATCAGGATCCTTGAGCCCTTCACACTTTTCTTCTTCATATTAAGAGCATTTGTGATCTTCTTGACGACGTGGTGAGGCATGTCGGTGTTTACCTGACCTGCAAGCTCTATGAACCTGGCTTCAAAGCCGCTCAGTTTTGCTTTCCAGGACAGATAGAAAGGATCGATAGGTATGCAGTGACCTCCCAGCCCGGGGCCGGGGAAGAACGGCATGAATCCGAATGGCTTTGTCTTTGCTGCCTCAATTATCTCCCAGACATCCATGCCCATCCTGTCGCACATGAGTGCAATTTCGTTCACAAGGGCTATGTTGACGATTCTGAAAGTGTTCTCAAGCAGCTTCACCATCTCTGCTACTCTTGTCGACGAGACCGGAACCACTTTCTTCAGACTCTGCGCGTAGAAAAGGGATGCCATTTTGGTGCAGGAAGGCGTGACGCCTCCGACTACCTTGGGAATGTTCTTGGTC is part of the Candidatus Eisenbacteria bacterium genome and encodes:
- a CDS encoding ATP-binding protein; the encoded protein is MKATPTTKKQLELLLRRIDDVHGIGALPQKVPFPRGKELDSLIGVANELADELEKTQRRLLETNIQLLSLREVANSMTAVVDIDKTIETLTSYTQKVFGFSQVFLCVVDKQRRVLRGKCSRRHGKGMKLHELEIPIKPENGVMSKSVLRARGSLILDPEASPPFIEGTGSDWASGDCIPRSYAVVPLLAGREEKRCYELKSCAREVCPAYRISDRDCWMMEETRCTHEASFGKVPMYETCVSCSVFPVLGVLGVASSGDDQRLSQGGLGLIESIAEGIGTVVENTRLYQDLKEGERFRENILNSMAGGLIAVDREGKILIFNRMAEKLTKYRKEELEGRNFTELFRMGERGEKIISETLRTGKGALREETFIKGKEQTTFPVSFTASPLRDEDDEIYGAIITFMDLRPIKSMEERIRQLDNLAALGRFASSVAHEIRNPLAGIAAGVQYMNKALPQTEGTRENIDFVLGEIARLDRIVRDLFQVTHPRALLLQKVDPVGIIERSIQAVLPLLEKEEITLEKQIEPEMGEVTVDGDQIQQVLVNLIKNAIEAASKGSTIKITAARAGKHQSRHGALNGEVLAMAVEDNGKGISEEDLKKIFEPFYTTKPSGTGLGLYISYEIVKRHGGRLSVVSEPGKGSTFLIELPLELGQGAVTSEYNHSNR
- a CDS encoding SDR family oxidoreductase, coding for MKTTGDTFLVTGGAGFIGSATVEYLLSKGSKVSVLDNFSTGRRENLDFRGVLDEAALSLLTVFEGDIRNVDDTKKAMQGARYVIHQAALTSLQQSVRAPLLANSVNVDGFLNCLVLARDLGVKRLVLASSSSVYGNSQELPNREEAKLEPASPYAVTKAIGEKYCRMFDSIYGLETVVLRYFNVFGPRQDPNSEYAAVIPAFIKKLLMGERPIVYGDGKQSRDFIYVGDVAAANHLACVKEGASGGVFNIASGRSRSLEELLSALSTITGSRELPVHAEERPCDVKHSWACTDEARKELGFVPKVSFEESLKATVSYFRKEMTGRVKADR
- a CDS encoding nucleotide sugar dehydrogenase: MNLDEKILTKEARAGVIGLGYVGLPLAVEFAKAGFRVTGVDIITERVNSIQRGKCYIDDVNGDELRSLVKEGFLKATSNFNCLGRMDTINICVPTPLRKTRDPDVSYIVAATEQVQKRLRKDQLIILESTTYPGTTEELILPMLQSTGLKVGKDFFLAFSPERVDPGNKVYTTKNIPKVVGGVTPSCTKMASLFYAQSLKKVVPVSSTRVAEMVKLLENTFRIVNIALVNEIALMCDRMGMDVWEIIEAAKTKPFGFMPFFPGPGLGGHCIPIDPFYLSWKAKLSGFEARFIELAGQVNTDMPHHVVKKITNALNMKKKSVKGSRILILGVAYKADVNDARESPAIEIIQLLEGLGADVIYSDPYVPVLRTDKFKMRSVPITQSLLRKMDMSVVVSGHSNFDYKRILSHSPLVLDTRNVFRNVKSPKIVKL